The Streptomyces sp. DG1A-41 genomic sequence CTCAGGCAGGCTCCGGGGCGGGATCGGGCATCAGCACGTGCGCACCGCTCGCCCGAGGGCGGGTTCGCGCATCGGCCGGGGGTGTACCTGTGCACGGCCGGTGGTGCACACGCGGCGGGGTCAGGCGGGCTCCGGGGCGGGATCGGGCACTGACACCGGCGCATCGCTCACCCGAGGGCGGGTTCGCGCATCGGCCGGGGGTGTACCTGTGCCCGGCCGGTGGTGCACACGCGGCGGGGTCAGGCGGGCTCCGGGGCGGGATCGGGCACTGACACCGGCGCATCGCTCACCCGAGGGCGGGTTCGCGCATCGGCCGGGGGCGTACCTGTGCACGGCCGGTGGTGCACGGCGGCGGGGTCAGGCAGGCTCCGGGGCGGGATCGGGCACTGACACCGGCGCATCGCTCACCCGAGGGCGGGTTCGCGCATCGGCCGGGGGCGTACCTGTGCACGGCCCGTGGTCCACGGCGGCGGGGTCAGGCACACATCGAGGTGGGCTCAGGCACCGACACGGCCGCGCCACTCACCCAAGGGCGGCTCACCCACCCCCCGCGGCCAAGGCTCACGCTCCGGCAGGCGCCGGCTTGCGGGCCAGCAGGAACGCACGAGGGTGTTGCTCCTCGCCCTCGGGCTCCCGCAGTACGCGGGCGTGGAGTTCCAGGCCCGCGTTCGTGAGGTGTGCCGCGACGGTCTCCGGGGTGCGCCAGTAGTAGTCGAGCGAGATCTCCTGCCCGAAACGCTCGGTGAGGTGCGCGCGGCCGTCCTCGGTCCCGGACTGGAAACCGAGGAGCACGGGCGCCCCCGGCACCAGGACGCGGTGGAACCCGGCGAAGACCGAGGACAGGTGATCGTCCGGCACATGGATGATCGAGTACAGCGCGACGATGCCGCCGAGCGTCTCGTCCGGCAGGTCCAGGGCCGTCATCGAACCGACGTGGAAACGCAGCCCCGGGTGCGCCCGGCGGGCCAGGGCCACCATGCGGGGCGAGACGTCGACCCCGAACACCGGCAGCCCCAGGTCGTGCAGCCGGGCCGCCACGTGTCCGGGCCCGCTGCCGATGTCGGCGACCGGTGGCTGCACGGGCGCCCCGGGAGTACGCACCAGGTCGACGAAGGCCGTGAGCAGGGCCCGCTCCAGCGGTCTCCCGGCGAGACTGTCCGGGAAACCGGCGGCGTAGTCCTCGGCGATGGCGTCGTACGAGGCCTGGGCGGACTGGACGAACTCGGGGCTGTCGGCGCGCACGGGGCGCACACTATCGGGGCCGTGCGTCCGCCAGACGAACAAGGCCGTGTTCCCCGCGCAGGGCGTGGTATCCGTGGAGGAGGATGGATGGATACCGGTGCCGTGAGCCAGATGTGGCTGACGTCACATTCCGTGGGTCGTGGTGACCGGCTCGGCCCTGAAGGCGGGCGAGTTTACCCATCTCAGTTGATAGCTATGCGCTGGGCGGTCATATTTTCTTCCCCGAACGGGTTGAAGTTTTGTTGATCGAGGGTCGGACGACCGCCCTGGCGCCCTACCCTTCAGAGGGTGAAGCAATTGATGTCACTGGAGTCCGAGGTCGATCTTCCCGGGGGAGCCGTGCTCCCCGGCGCGCTGCCCGACGCTCTGCGCGCCGAGCTCATCGCGTTCCGACGCGACC encodes the following:
- a CDS encoding class I SAM-dependent methyltransferase; this encodes MRADSPEFVQSAQASYDAIAEDYAAGFPDSLAGRPLERALLTAFVDLVRTPGAPVQPPVADIGSGPGHVAARLHDLGLPVFGVDVSPRMVALARRAHPGLRFHVGSMTALDLPDETLGGIVALYSIIHVPDDHLSSVFAGFHRVLVPGAPVLLGFQSGTEDGRAHLTERFGQEISLDYYWRTPETVAAHLTNAGLELHARVLREPEGEEQHPRAFLLARKPAPAGA